Proteins from a genomic interval of Kitasatospora herbaricolor:
- the pyrE gene encoding orotate phosphoribosyltransferase — MSNDLSNDRDALLAQIKDKAVVHGKVTLSSGLEADYYVDLRRITLDAEAAPLVGKVMLDATADLDYDAVGGLTLGADPVAAAMLHAAGARGRKLDAFVVRKAGKAHGLQRRIEGPDVKGRRVLAVEDTSTTGGSVLTAVEALREAGAEVVGVAVIVERGGEEAVRATGLPYRTAYNLADLDLG, encoded by the coding sequence ATGAGCAACGACCTGAGCAACGACCGCGACGCCCTGCTGGCACAGATCAAGGACAAGGCCGTCGTGCACGGCAAGGTCACCCTCTCCTCCGGGCTGGAGGCGGACTACTACGTCGACCTGCGCCGCATCACGCTGGACGCCGAGGCGGCGCCGCTGGTCGGCAAGGTCATGCTGGACGCGACCGCCGACCTGGACTACGACGCGGTGGGCGGCCTGACCCTGGGCGCCGACCCGGTGGCGGCCGCGATGCTGCACGCCGCCGGCGCCCGCGGCCGGAAGCTGGACGCCTTCGTGGTCCGCAAGGCGGGCAAGGCCCACGGCCTGCAGCGCCGGATCGAGGGCCCGGACGTGAAGGGCCGCCGGGTGCTGGCCGTGGAGGACACCTCCACCACCGGCGGCTCGGTGCTCACCGCCGTCGAGGCCCTGCGGGAGGCCGGCGCCGAGGTGGTCGGCGTCGCGGTGATCGTGGAGCGCGGCGGCGAGGAGGCGGTCCGGGCGACCGGCCTGCCGTACCGCACCGCGTACAACCTGGCCGACCTCGACCTGGGCTGA
- a CDS encoding DedA family protein, whose translation MDYNQLAVNLLDAKSLISSLGAIGLIAIIFAETGLLVGFFFPGDSLLILAGVASSSAASSVLGEGARLPIAALLIGAPLAAVAGAQLGHLIGVRVGPRLFDKPESKIFRREYVLKAEEYFEKFGPGKAVVLARFMPIVRTFLNPVAGTLQMPAKTFLLWNVVGGVLWTESMLLIGYFFGDALAPVIDKYLIPAVLLIVLLSISPVLVEVMRERKKKKAGGPVAAEEADAVQAGGRHRRG comes from the coding sequence GTGGACTACAACCAGCTCGCCGTCAACCTGCTCGACGCCAAATCGCTGATCTCGTCGCTCGGCGCGATCGGGTTGATCGCCATCATCTTCGCGGAGACCGGCCTGCTGGTCGGATTCTTCTTCCCCGGTGACTCCCTGCTGATCCTGGCCGGTGTCGCCTCCTCCAGCGCCGCCTCCTCGGTGCTCGGGGAGGGCGCCCGGCTGCCGATCGCCGCGCTGCTGATCGGCGCGCCCCTGGCGGCCGTCGCGGGAGCGCAGCTCGGCCACCTGATCGGGGTCAGGGTCGGCCCCCGGCTGTTCGACAAGCCGGAGTCGAAGATCTTCCGCCGCGAGTACGTGCTAAAGGCCGAGGAGTACTTCGAGAAGTTCGGTCCCGGCAAGGCGGTGGTGCTGGCCCGCTTCATGCCGATCGTGCGGACCTTCCTCAACCCGGTCGCCGGCACCCTGCAGATGCCCGCAAAGACCTTCCTGCTGTGGAACGTGGTCGGCGGCGTGCTGTGGACCGAGTCGATGCTGCTGATCGGCTACTTCTTCGGCGACGCGCTGGCCCCGGTGATCGACAAGTACCTGATCCCCGCCGTGCTGCTGATCGTCCTGCTGTCGATCTCGCCGGTGCTGGTCGAGGTGATGCGCGAGCGCAAGAAGAAGAAGGCCGGCGGCCCGGTGGCGGCCGAGGAGGCCGACGCCGTCCAGGCCGGCGGGCGTCACCGCCGCGGCTGA
- the fbaA gene encoding class II fructose-bisphosphate aldolase, translating into MPIATPEVYNEMLDRAKAGKFAYPAINVTSTQTLHAALRGFAEAESDGIIQISTGGAEFLGGQHNKDMVTGAVALAEFAHIVAAKYDITVALHTDHCPKDKLDGYVRPLLAISAERVAKGLNPLFQSHMWDGSAETLADNLAIAQELLAQAAAAKIILEVEITPTGGEEDGVSHEINDELYTTVNDAVRTAEALGLGEKGRYLLAASFGNVHGVYKPGNVVLKPELLAELQSSIGKQYGKQDPFDFVFHGGSGSTAEEIATALENGVVKMNLDTDTQYAFTRPIADHMFRNYDGVLKVDGEVGKKNTYDPRTWGKLGEAGMAARVAEAAQSLRSAGTRLK; encoded by the coding sequence ATGCCCATCGCAACTCCCGAGGTCTACAACGAGATGCTGGACCGGGCCAAGGCGGGCAAGTTCGCCTACCCGGCCATCAACGTCACCTCGACGCAGACCCTGCACGCGGCCCTTCGCGGCTTCGCCGAGGCGGAGAGCGACGGCATCATCCAGATCTCCACCGGTGGTGCGGAGTTCCTGGGTGGCCAGCACAACAAGGACATGGTGACCGGCGCCGTCGCGCTGGCCGAGTTCGCCCACATCGTGGCCGCGAAGTACGACATCACCGTCGCGCTGCACACCGACCACTGCCCCAAGGACAAGCTGGACGGCTACGTCCGCCCGCTGCTCGCGATCTCCGCCGAGCGCGTGGCCAAGGGCCTGAACCCGCTGTTCCAGTCGCACATGTGGGACGGCTCGGCCGAGACCCTCGCCGACAACCTGGCCATCGCGCAGGAGCTGCTGGCCCAGGCCGCCGCCGCCAAGATCATCCTTGAGGTCGAGATCACCCCGACCGGCGGCGAGGAGGACGGTGTCTCGCACGAGATCAACGACGAGCTGTACACCACCGTCAACGACGCCGTCCGCACCGCCGAGGCCCTCGGTCTGGGCGAGAAGGGCCGCTACCTGCTGGCCGCCTCGTTCGGCAACGTGCACGGCGTGTACAAGCCGGGCAACGTCGTCCTGAAGCCGGAGCTGCTCGCCGAGCTGCAGAGCTCGATCGGCAAGCAGTACGGCAAGCAGGACCCGTTCGACTTCGTCTTCCACGGCGGCTCGGGCTCCACCGCCGAGGAGATCGCCACCGCGCTGGAGAACGGCGTCGTGAAGATGAACCTCGACACCGACACCCAGTACGCCTTCACCCGCCCGATCGCGGACCACATGTTCCGCAACTACGACGGCGTGCTGAAGGTCGACGGCGAGGTCGGCAAGAAGAACACCTACGACCCGCGCACCTGGGGCAAGCTCGGCGAGGCCGGCATGGCCGCCCGCGTCGCCGAGGCCGCCCAGAGCCTGCGCTCGGCCGGTACCCGCCTGAAGTAG
- a CDS encoding DUF3151 domain-containing protein, which produces MSAHENPFAGQNLLGGPAPTHLPVETAPLELLAGGASPAEVAAKYPTSSLAWAQLADDAFVAGRVVESYAYARTGYHRGLDSLRRAGWKGHGPVPWEHEPNRGFLRALHALGRAAAAIEEKGEAERCTQFLRDSSPTAADTLG; this is translated from the coding sequence ATGAGCGCACACGAGAACCCCTTCGCGGGCCAGAACCTCCTCGGCGGCCCGGCCCCGACCCACCTGCCCGTCGAGACCGCTCCGCTGGAGCTGCTGGCCGGCGGCGCCTCCCCCGCCGAGGTGGCGGCGAAGTACCCGACCTCCTCCCTCGCCTGGGCCCAGCTCGCCGACGACGCCTTCGTCGCGGGCCGGGTCGTCGAGTCGTACGCCTACGCCCGCACCGGCTACCACCGCGGGCTGGACTCGCTGCGCCGGGCCGGCTGGAAGGGCCACGGCCCGGTGCCGTGGGAGCACGAGCCCAACCGCGGCTTCCTGCGCGCGCTGCACGCCCTCGGGCGCGCGGCCGCCGCGATCGAGGAGAAGGGCGAGGCCGAGCGCTGCACGCAGTTCCTGCGGGACAGCTCGCCGACCGCCGCCGACACCCTGGGCTGA
- a CDS encoding DUF3152 domain-containing protein, protein MRTAPPAPKSARPGRGRRRRVRRGRGPGIAVLVAAATALLGGTVYALAGPPAPDQRAAPGARPPATAAPGAAPGATPSADAASRDDRPAGDRPVTAAPAPPHGAEPHPAGSPPEPSPAVLTATPTAPAADPVRGSGTFTVAGATGDQAGTGTVRRYRVEVEDGSGVDPQAAAAQIQGILADRRGWTNDGRNAFRPVASGPYDFTVKIASPDTVDRICGAAGLNTHGEVNCNVGDQVVVNVKRWNTGSPQFDGPIDEYRALIVNHEVGHRIGHGHETCPGKDKPAPAMMQQIYGLKGCRPNAWPYGADGGYLGGPAVP, encoded by the coding sequence GTGCGAACTGCCCCACCCGCCCCGAAGAGCGCGCGGCCCGGCCGGGGGCGACGACGGCGAGTCCGGCGGGGACGGGGCCCCGGCATCGCCGTCCTGGTGGCCGCCGCGACCGCCCTCCTCGGCGGTACGGTCTACGCCCTCGCCGGGCCTCCCGCACCCGACCAACGGGCGGCCCCCGGCGCCCGGCCGCCGGCCACCGCGGCCCCCGGCGCCGCACCCGGGGCCACCCCGTCGGCGGACGCGGCGTCCCGGGACGACCGGCCGGCCGGTGACCGGCCCGTCACCGCCGCCCCCGCGCCGCCGCACGGCGCCGAGCCGCACCCGGCCGGCAGCCCGCCCGAGCCCTCCCCCGCCGTGCTGACGGCCACGCCCACCGCCCCGGCCGCGGACCCGGTGCGCGGCTCGGGGACCTTCACCGTCGCCGGCGCCACGGGCGACCAGGCCGGCACCGGCACCGTCCGCCGCTACCGGGTCGAGGTCGAGGACGGCAGCGGGGTCGACCCGCAGGCCGCCGCCGCCCAGATCCAGGGCATCCTGGCGGACCGGCGGGGCTGGACGAACGACGGCCGGAACGCCTTCCGGCCGGTGGCCTCCGGCCCGTACGACTTCACCGTGAAAATAGCCTCGCCCGACACCGTGGACCGGATCTGCGGCGCCGCCGGCCTGAACACCCACGGCGAGGTCAACTGCAACGTCGGCGACCAGGTGGTGGTCAACGTCAAGCGCTGGAACACCGGCTCGCCGCAGTTCGACGGGCCCATCGACGAGTACCGCGCGCTGATCGTCAACCACGAGGTAGGGCACCGGATCGGCCACGGGCACGAGACCTGCCCGGGCAAGGACAAGCCGGCCCCCGCGATGATGCAGCAGATCTACGGCCTCAAGGGCTGCCGGCCCAACGCCTGGCCCTACGGCGCGGACGGCGGCTACCTCGGCGGCCCGGCCGTGCCCTGA
- a CDS encoding SUKH-4 family immunity protein, translating into MDGMRAPVTARELDGWFGSAQVRRLPAGLLPGALVHEPSRRFLTRVGLPPRAAGLELDADAEAPWPTLSEVLGGDVLDGGRLLVIGAPTYGDGLLVLDAVGGAVHLAARRPGPPAEPELDLIASDLATLVRLLREADGLRRGAADPASGPLRRGPAACRDVIAAAEQRMRELDPALFAADGSAPYWSTLVRAEGLRWGASRGDGTGLAFDLVPELVAELGEPVRHPAAGLPAALTHGPTARLLAGAGLPAGHRLLRDLSRQLVPLVEADPWRFDEDRDEAEDDRPHQRDFLRIGSWPYDCEIVLDGRTGRVEVTAGDGEEGWPEAYLNQDLSALLYMCWTVDRIRAEHERGAAGPRRGGRPVFDPSALLEGLLEELLTEIDPAAFASERRPWRGLAEDGHMGGLIG; encoded by the coding sequence ATGGACGGCATGCGGGCGCCGGTGACGGCGCGGGAGCTGGACGGATGGTTCGGGTCGGCGCAGGTGCGCCGGCTGCCGGCCGGGCTGTTGCCCGGCGCGCTGGTCCACGAGCCCAGCCGGCGATTCCTGACCCGGGTGGGGCTCCCGCCGCGCGCGGCGGGGCTGGAGCTGGACGCCGACGCGGAGGCCCCCTGGCCGACGCTGTCCGAGGTGCTCGGCGGGGACGTCCTGGACGGCGGGCGGCTGCTGGTGATCGGCGCGCCGACGTACGGGGACGGCTTGCTGGTGCTGGACGCGGTCGGGGGAGCCGTCCACCTGGCCGCCCGGCGTCCGGGGCCCCCGGCCGAGCCGGAGCTGGACCTGATCGCCTCCGACCTGGCCACCCTGGTCCGCCTGCTGCGGGAGGCGGACGGCCTGCGGCGGGGCGCCGCCGATCCCGCGTCCGGGCCGCTCCGGCGCGGGCCGGCGGCCTGCCGCGACGTGATCGCGGCGGCCGAGCAGCGGATGCGGGAGCTGGACCCGGCGCTGTTCGCCGCGGACGGCTCGGCGCCGTACTGGAGCACGCTCGTCCGGGCCGAGGGGCTGCGCTGGGGCGCCTCGCGCGGGGACGGCACGGGGCTCGCCTTCGACCTGGTGCCGGAACTGGTGGCCGAGCTCGGCGAGCCGGTGCGCCACCCGGCGGCGGGGCTGCCGGCGGCCCTGACCCACGGCCCGACCGCCCGGCTGCTCGCCGGGGCCGGGCTGCCGGCGGGCCATCGCCTGCTCCGGGACCTGTCGCGGCAGCTCGTCCCGCTGGTCGAGGCCGACCCGTGGCGGTTCGACGAGGACCGGGACGAGGCCGAGGACGACCGCCCGCACCAGCGGGACTTCCTGCGGATCGGCAGCTGGCCCTACGACTGCGAGATCGTGCTGGACGGCCGGACCGGGCGGGTCGAGGTGACGGCCGGTGACGGCGAGGAGGGCTGGCCGGAGGCCTACCTGAACCAGGACCTCTCGGCACTGCTCTACATGTGCTGGACGGTGGACCGGATCCGGGCGGAGCACGAGCGCGGCGCGGCCGGGCCCCGCCGGGGCGGCCGGCCGGTCTTCGATCCGTCGGCGCTGCTGGAGGGGCTGCTGGAGGAGTTGCTGACGGAGATCGATCCGGCGGCCTTCGCGTCCGAACGGCGGCCCTGGCGGGGCCTGGCCGAGGACGGCCACATGGGCGGGCTGATCGGCTGA
- a CDS encoding SUKH-4 family immunity protein: MFDSVFSADQLVRIPGGSVPVRITHGPSREYFTGIGFPLIRDWLYLSPVDEPSGEFPDLGAVRPELDEFIDIPGGAKEWLLVGHLGPDLLLLDGATGRVHAIVNGSDEITPVHENLQELGFFLYVMQRERTLFYGPYEDTDESEDVRGAIDLVRAELAAAGPGAFTGPGASWPRLLREFKDEWVEYAPAVSGPQAGASYPGEHDWWAPPHLA; encoded by the coding sequence ATGTTCGATTCGGTGTTCTCCGCCGACCAACTCGTCCGGATTCCCGGCGGATCCGTACCCGTACGGATCACGCACGGGCCTTCGCGGGAGTACTTCACCGGGATCGGGTTCCCACTGATCCGGGACTGGCTCTACCTGTCACCGGTGGACGAACCGTCCGGCGAGTTCCCGGACCTCGGGGCGGTCCGGCCCGAACTCGACGAATTCATCGACATTCCGGGTGGTGCCAAGGAATGGCTGCTCGTCGGGCACCTCGGCCCCGACCTGTTGTTGCTCGACGGGGCCACTGGTCGCGTCCATGCCATAGTGAACGGCTCGGACGAGATCACGCCCGTCCACGAGAACCTGCAGGAACTGGGCTTCTTCCTCTACGTGATGCAACGCGAGCGAACCCTCTTCTACGGTCCGTACGAGGACACCGACGAGAGCGAGGACGTCCGCGGCGCCATCGATCTGGTCCGCGCCGAACTCGCCGCGGCCGGGCCCGGCGCCTTCACCGGGCCCGGGGCCAGCTGGCCCCGGCTGCTGCGGGAGTTCAAGGACGAGTGGGTCGAGTACGCCCCGGCCGTGAGCGGACCGCAGGCCGGCGCCTCGTACCCCGGCGAGCACGACTGGTGGGCACCCCCGCACCTGGCCTGA
- a CDS encoding maleylpyruvate isomerase family mycothiol-dependent enzyme gives MPPKTRSYDPVKVRTALAAQVGALRAVVHELCAAPDAERRLALPTRLGQWRVRELVAHLALQIAWVPRHLQEPLRGAPALSLAQWVTGVGTVAPLLDAGTREYTAKAFDGAPAEVAAGFDAAAEELLALLGGPEVADPARRFEIRLGSMPLSDMLVTRLVETVVHADDLADALGLPAFPHDRQAVAAVVRLLADTLAARAPGGSVELRVPPYAVVQAVEGPRHTRGTPPNVVETDPLTWIRLATGRIGWAAAVEEAAVSASGERSDISGLLPVLN, from the coding sequence ATGCCGCCGAAGACCCGCAGTTACGACCCCGTGAAGGTGCGCACCGCGCTGGCCGCGCAGGTCGGTGCGCTGCGCGCCGTCGTCCACGAACTGTGCGCCGCCCCGGACGCCGAGCGGCGACTGGCCCTGCCGACCCGGCTGGGGCAGTGGCGGGTGCGGGAGCTGGTGGCCCATCTCGCCCTGCAGATCGCCTGGGTGCCCCGGCACCTCCAGGAGCCGTTGCGCGGGGCGCCGGCCCTGAGCCTGGCCCAGTGGGTCACGGGGGTGGGCACGGTGGCGCCGCTGCTGGACGCCGGTACCCGGGAGTACACCGCGAAGGCCTTCGACGGCGCTCCGGCCGAGGTGGCGGCCGGGTTCGACGCCGCGGCGGAGGAGCTGCTCGCGCTGCTCGGCGGGCCCGAAGTGGCAGACCCCGCGCGACGGTTCGAGATCCGGCTGGGCTCGATGCCGCTCTCCGACATGCTGGTCACCCGGCTGGTGGAGACCGTCGTGCACGCGGACGACCTCGCGGACGCGCTCGGCCTGCCGGCCTTCCCCCACGACCGGCAGGCGGTGGCGGCGGTGGTCCGGCTGCTGGCCGACACGCTGGCCGCCCGGGCGCCGGGCGGTTCGGTGGAGTTGAGGGTTCCGCCGTACGCCGTGGTGCAGGCGGTGGAGGGGCCCAGGCACACCCGGGGCACCCCGCCGAACGTCGTCGAGACCGATCCGCTGACCTGGATCAGGCTGGCCACCGGCCGGATCGGCTGGGCGGCGGCCGTCGAGGAGGCCGCGGTCTCGGCGAGCGGCGAGCGCAGCGACATCAGTGGCCTTCTCCCGGTGCTGAACTGA
- the purL gene encoding phosphoribosylformylglycinamidine synthase subunit PurL yields MSLDTVKNAEQTPDAAQPWAELGLKEDEYARIREILGRRPTGAELAMYSVMWSEHCSYKSSKVHLRQFGEKAPASDAMLVGIGENAGVVDVGQGYAVTFKVESHNHPSYIEPYQGAATGIGGIVRDILAMGARPVAVMDPLRFGAADHPDTRRVLPGIVAGIGGYGNCLGLPNIGGEVVFDSCYQGNPLVNALCVGVMKHEDIHLAQASGAGNKVILYGARTGGDGIGGVSVLASETFDATGPAKRPAVQVGDPFQEKLLIECTLEIFAEKLVLGIQDLGGAGLSCATSELASAGSGGMRVELDTVPLRDSSLSPEEILMSESQERMCAIVEPGKVDRFLEICEKWDVIATVIGEVTEGERLEIFWHGEQVVDVPPRTVAHDGPVYNRPYARPSWQDALQADAPTAERLLRPATGEALKEALLQVAGSPNQASKAWITDQYDRYVIGNTVLATPEDSGMVRIDEETNLGVSVATDGNGRYAKLDPYAGAQLALAEAYRNVAAGGAKPLAVSDCLNFGSPEDPDVMWQFAEATRGLADACLVLGTPVTGGNVSLYNQTGDVAIHPTPVVAVLGVIDDVTRRTPIGFAEEGQHLYLLGDTADELGGSAWTQVVHGHLGGLPPKVDLERERLLGEILIAASRDGMIDAAHDLSDGGLAQALVESCLKGGNGARIVVPAELDPFVFLFSESAGRAVVSVPRSEELRFNDMCGARGLPATRIGVVDGDVLEVQGQFTVSLAELKDAHTGVIEALLA; encoded by the coding sequence ATGAGCCTCGACACCGTCAAGAACGCCGAGCAGACCCCGGACGCCGCCCAGCCCTGGGCCGAACTCGGCCTCAAGGAGGACGAGTACGCCCGGATCCGCGAGATCCTGGGCCGGCGCCCCACCGGGGCCGAGCTCGCGATGTACTCGGTCATGTGGTCGGAGCACTGCTCGTACAAGAGCTCCAAGGTGCACCTGCGGCAGTTCGGCGAGAAGGCGCCCGCCTCGGACGCCATGCTCGTCGGCATCGGCGAGAACGCCGGTGTGGTCGACGTCGGCCAGGGCTACGCGGTCACCTTCAAGGTCGAGTCGCACAACCACCCGTCGTACATCGAGCCCTACCAGGGCGCGGCCACCGGCATCGGCGGCATCGTCCGCGACATCCTGGCGATGGGCGCCCGCCCGGTCGCCGTGATGGACCCGCTGCGGTTCGGCGCGGCCGACCACCCGGACACCCGGCGCGTGCTGCCCGGGATCGTCGCGGGCATCGGCGGCTACGGCAACTGCCTGGGCCTGCCGAACATCGGCGGCGAGGTGGTCTTCGACTCCTGTTACCAGGGCAACCCGCTGGTCAACGCGCTCTGCGTGGGCGTGATGAAGCACGAGGACATCCACCTCGCGCAGGCCTCCGGCGCCGGCAACAAGGTCATCCTGTACGGCGCCCGCACCGGCGGCGACGGCATCGGCGGTGTCTCCGTGCTGGCCTCGGAGACCTTCGACGCGACCGGCCCGGCCAAGCGCCCGGCCGTCCAGGTCGGCGACCCGTTCCAGGAGAAGCTCCTCATCGAGTGCACCCTGGAGATCTTCGCCGAGAAGCTGGTGCTCGGCATCCAGGACCTCGGCGGCGCCGGCCTCTCCTGCGCCACCTCCGAGCTGGCCTCGGCCGGCTCCGGCGGCATGCGGGTCGAGCTCGACACCGTCCCGCTGCGCGACTCCTCGCTCTCCCCCGAGGAGATCCTGATGAGCGAGTCGCAGGAGCGCATGTGCGCGATCGTCGAGCCCGGCAAGGTCGACCGCTTCCTGGAGATCTGCGAGAAGTGGGACGTCATCGCCACCGTCATCGGTGAGGTGACCGAGGGCGAGCGCCTGGAGATCTTCTGGCACGGCGAGCAGGTCGTCGACGTGCCGCCGCGCACCGTCGCCCACGACGGCCCGGTCTACAACCGCCCGTACGCCCGGCCGAGCTGGCAGGACGCGCTGCAGGCGGACGCCCCGACCGCCGAGCGGCTGCTGCGCCCGGCCACCGGCGAGGCGCTCAAGGAGGCCCTGCTGCAGGTGGCGGGCTCGCCGAACCAGGCCTCCAAGGCGTGGATCACCGACCAGTACGACCGGTACGTGATCGGCAACACCGTGCTGGCCACCCCCGAGGACTCCGGCATGGTCCGGATCGACGAGGAGACCAACCTCGGCGTCTCGGTCGCCACCGACGGCAACGGCCGCTACGCCAAGCTGGACCCGTACGCCGGTGCCCAGCTGGCCCTGGCCGAGGCGTACCGCAACGTCGCGGCCGGCGGCGCCAAGCCGCTCGCCGTCTCCGACTGCCTCAACTTCGGCTCCCCCGAGGACCCGGACGTGATGTGGCAGTTCGCCGAGGCGACCCGCGGCCTGGCCGACGCCTGCCTGGTGCTGGGCACCCCGGTCACCGGCGGCAACGTCTCGCTCTACAACCAGACCGGCGACGTCGCCATCCACCCGACCCCCGTGGTCGCGGTGCTCGGCGTCATCGACGACGTCACCCGCCGCACCCCGATCGGCTTCGCCGAGGAGGGCCAGCACCTCTACCTGCTCGGCGACACCGCCGACGAGCTGGGCGGTTCGGCCTGGACCCAGGTCGTCCACGGCCACCTCGGCGGCCTGCCGCCCAAGGTGGACCTGGAGCGCGAGCGGCTGCTCGGCGAGATCCTGATCGCCGCCTCCCGCGACGGCATGATCGACGCCGCGCACGACCTCTCCGACGGCGGCCTGGCCCAGGCCCTGGTGGAGAGCTGCCTCAAGGGCGGCAACGGCGCCCGGATCGTAGTGCCCGCCGAGCTGGACCCGTTCGTGTTCCTGTTCTCCGAGTCCGCCGGTCGCGCCGTCGTCTCGGTGCCCCGCAGCGAGGAGCTCCGGTTCAACGACATGTGCGGTGCGCGTGGCCTGCCGGCCACCCGGATCGGCGTGGTGGACGGCGACGTCCTGGAGGTCCAGGGCCAGTTCACCGTCTCGCTGGCCGAGCTGAAGGACGCCCACACCGGCGTCATCGAGGCTCTGCTCGCCTGA
- the purQ gene encoding phosphoribosylformylglycinamidine synthase subunit PurQ produces MTTRVGVVTFPGSLDDRDAQRAVRLAGAEPVALWHRDKDLHQVDAVVLPGGFSYGDYLRCGAISRFSPVMDTIIEQAKLGMPVLGICNGFQVLCESHLLPGALTRNDSLHFICRDQKLRIENANTAWTRDYSAGQEIVVPLKNGEGRFVADQHVLDELEAEGRVVARYLDLNPNGSYRDIAGITNAAGNVVGLMPHPEHAVEPLTGPTTEGLGFFTSVLKQLVNA; encoded by the coding sequence GTGACCACCCGCGTCGGCGTCGTCACTTTCCCGGGCTCGCTCGACGACCGTGACGCGCAGCGCGCGGTCCGCCTGGCCGGCGCCGAGCCGGTCGCGCTCTGGCACCGTGACAAGGATCTCCACCAGGTCGACGCGGTCGTCCTGCCGGGCGGATTCAGCTACGGCGACTATCTGCGCTGCGGTGCGATCTCCCGCTTCTCGCCGGTGATGGACACCATCATCGAGCAGGCGAAGCTGGGAATGCCCGTCCTCGGTATCTGCAACGGGTTCCAGGTGCTCTGCGAATCGCACCTGCTGCCCGGCGCGCTCACCCGCAACGACTCGCTGCACTTCATCTGCCGCGACCAGAAGCTGCGGATCGAGAACGCGAACACCGCGTGGACGCGCGATTACTCCGCCGGCCAGGAAATCGTCGTGCCGCTGAAGAACGGCGAGGGCCGCTTCGTCGCCGACCAGCACGTCCTGGACGAGCTGGAGGCCGAGGGCCGGGTCGTCGCCCGCTACCTCGACCTGAACCCCAACGGTTCGTACCGCGACATCGCCGGCATCACCAACGCCGCCGGCAACGTCGTCGGCCTGATGCCGCACCCCGAGCACGCCGTGGAGCCGCTCACCGGCCCGACCACCGAGGGCCTGGGCTTCTTCACCTCCGTACTGAAGCAGCTGGTGAACGCCTGA
- the purS gene encoding phosphoribosylformylglycinamidine synthase subunit PurS translates to MARVVVDVMLKPEILDPQGQAVQRALPRLGFAGIADVRQGKRFELELEGPVDDAALARIREAAETFLANTVIEDFTVRVEESS, encoded by the coding sequence GTGGCACGCGTCGTAGTCGACGTCATGCTCAAGCCGGAGATCCTCGACCCCCAGGGACAGGCGGTGCAGCGTGCACTGCCCCGCCTTGGTTTCGCCGGGATCGCCGACGTCCGCCAGGGCAAGCGTTTCGAGCTGGAGCTGGAGGGCCCGGTCGATGACGCCGCGCTCGCCCGCATCCGCGAAGCCGCCGAAACCTTTCTCGCCAACACCGTGATCGAGGACTTCACCGTTCGAGTGGAGGAGTCCTCGTGA
- a CDS encoding histone-like nucleoid-structuring protein Lsr2 → MAQRVVVTLSDDLDGGAAAETVHFGVDGKSYEIDLSLDNAEKLREALAPFVAAGRRQSRTGKSFRRTALTPDPAAVRAWAQSRGMELPARGRIPKHVYESFAEAN, encoded by the coding sequence ATGGCTCAGCGTGTAGTTGTCACGCTCTCCGACGACCTGGACGGCGGCGCGGCAGCGGAAACCGTCCACTTCGGCGTCGACGGGAAGTCGTACGAGATCGACCTGTCCCTGGACAACGCGGAAAAGCTGCGAGAGGCCCTCGCCCCGTTCGTCGCCGCCGGCCGCCGCCAGAGCCGCACCGGAAAGTCCTTCCGCCGCACCGCCCTGACCCCCGACCCGGCCGCCGTGCGCGCCTGGGCGCAGTCCCGCGGCATGGAGCTGCCGGCCCGCGGCCGCATCCCCAAGCACGTCTACGAGTCCTTCGCCGAGGCCAACTGA